The following coding sequences are from one Capsicum annuum cultivar UCD-10X-F1 chromosome 3, UCD10Xv1.1, whole genome shotgun sequence window:
- the LOC107866287 gene encoding NEP1-interacting protein-like 1 — translation MTKNLFSYIHSLLVRSKECVFKWFFLRFAGFSSGLLLMLIRNAIWALFMCFLALGGATVGIATGAIKGQTTETGLLRGAAVGAVTGAITTVQLVELVLNGEPFSKVALVCSLVNGKVFMEWVSPAVLKAYQWQVSTVESSLREISDIFDINANKGLSQIVIEKLPKYIFRSVNTCGESQEVTCAICLQDFKDGDSARLLPSCKHSFHTKCIDEWLIRHGSCPICRVEI, via the exons ATGACGAAAAATTTGTTTTCTTACATTCATAGTTTACTTGTAAGGAGTAAAGAGTGTGTTTTCAAATGGTTTTTCCTCAGATTTGCTGGCTTTTCTTCTGGACTCTTGTTGATGCTCATCAGGAATGCTATTTGGGCTCTTTTTATGTGCTTTCTTGCTTTAG GAGGGGCGACAGTAGGTATAGCGACAGGAGCAATCAAAGGGCAGACAACAGAAACAGGGCTTCTCCGAGGGGCAGCAGTTGGTGCTGTGACCGGAGCTATTACAACTGTCCAATTAGTCGAACTTGTACTTAATGGAGAACCATTCTCTAAG GTTGCACTTGTATGTAGTCTAGTAAACGGAAAGGTATTCATGGAGTGGGTGAGTCCAGCAGTTCTCAAGGCTTATCAGTGGCAA GTTAGTACTGTGGAATCAAGTTTGAGGGAAATATCTGACATCTTTGATATTAATGCAAACAAAGGGCTTTCTCAAATAGTCATAGAAAAGCTGCCAAAGTACATTTTCCGTTCAGTGAATACCTGTGGAGAATCTCAAGAGGTCACTTGTGCAATTTGCCTGCAG GATTTCAAAGATGGGGACTCTGCAAGGCTGCTACCAAGTTGTAAACATTCTTTCCACACAAAATGCATAGATGAGTGGTTAATCAGACATGGCAGCTGCCCAATTTGTAGAGTAGAAATTTGA